One Lucilia cuprina isolate Lc7/37 chromosome 4, ASM2204524v1, whole genome shotgun sequence DNA segment encodes these proteins:
- the LOC111678253 gene encoding wolframin, producing the protein MATWTKNQPSGGSSRRKWNLDDRTTLNNLKYHIAAEGCSEVQYDLAKQLLDKNIEHNEESSGEQAVHWLLCAAQQGHEEAANLLQKCYEEGCGINAENEHEVRSCLSMTPGERAARKAARELFACLSNGGKHISPRQLERKMREIYKMQKAKRQPDDSTSTSEDDMDDEDLGHQPLEDGSAAVPNGSINLHAHRTQDRRKRQRRSHLNVPENFADNDPNITEENLVSAAVNYAAGRMPAVNDALTLTVPHPASLDHVPCFHRLLFHPILFFTLMYHRLINMVSDFPKRVPQSVRFAVLLTLYWLVSSDNLTVLLPIGFYYLCWSVMIWSTCKMLKTKHDFIDFRIWSGLFLRYGDHNIEADISENRFLKNNMQPYLYFFCAFIGNLLVYPLISSEWLPHSELTTVAGIFVFVSMLAFMYSSQRFPDWIVLVSFGVNVLAKYPYEMDEVVTTGWRFLDLKVPTFCSFVIGNGIEFCLNCRTALYLLIPMFLVHLAKRSNWHGTYTHLIPHCVTLSWLQLCITSAQSATMFGVVRATLGLAGILLFLPLFGLVSLLIPVFVVIEWLGFTDPNIRLFSTVVASLLALLGSCFLAINRTTQKYITVIQLFICVTFACVLTFPYMTSNFKDTTRFNTIIPDLKHQPVITSLPVEETHMPPPPSEYLSWQRFYSHCGPQAWWRDNNKIKTQLKCAHLEGQAVAWEGDVTQVQITSVHNKPAWYINKYLPAWLNRMISCLYGERLETLFKCQKPHDQLCLDYQNILKSSHLDQRCSLHKWNTYEYEIRVKMSSGLLDKRQEVILQAQHKFGNFTRRLVEGDRVHFYGTLSNSRTVSWPSPERYEEYILGSSMAHIKLAAIECLQCQDRDNNPVILDSLLKSPVDARMRDLMRGIKYLLNVFLSPLITFK; encoded by the exons ATGGCAACATGGACCAAAAATCAACCAAGTGGTGGTTCATCAAGACGCAAATGGAATTTGGATG atCGCACTactttgaataatttaaaatatcatatagcCGCGGAAGGCTGTTCTGAAGTACAATATGATTTGGCCAAACAATTATTGGATAAAAATATAG AGCACAATGAAGAAAGTTCTGGAGAACAGGCGGTACATTGGCTATTGTGTGCTGCTCAACAGGGTCATGAAGAGGCGGCCAATTTATTGCAAAAGTGCTATGAAGAAGGTTGTGGCATTAATGCAGAAAATGAGCACGAAGTGCGTTCTTGTTTATCCATGACACCAGGCGAAAGAGCTGCGCGAAAGGCTGCTCGTGAACTTTTTGCTTGTCTTTCGAATGGCGGTAAACATATATCACCGCGACAACTGGAACGTAAAATGcgtgaaatttataaaatgcaaaaggcAAAAAGACAACCGGATGACTCCACGTCTACATCAGAAGATGATATGGATGATGAAGACCTGGGCCATCAACCTCTGGAAGATGGTAGTGCAGCTGTACCTAATGGTTCCATAAATTTACATGCGCATAGAACACAGGACAGACGCAAAAGACAGCGCAGGAGTCATTTAAATGTTCCCGAAAACTTTGCCGATAATGATCCCAATATTACCGAGGAGAATCTCGTTTCTGCTGCAGTAAATTATGCTGCGGGTCGCATGCCAGCTGTTAATGATGCTCTCACACTTACTGTACCACATCCTGCTTCTTTGGATCATGTTCCTTGTTTCCATCGTTTGCTCTTTCATCCTATATTGTTTTTCACCCTAATGTACCATCGACTGATTAATATGGTCTCTGATTTTCCTAAACGTGTACCACAAAGTGTACGTTTTGCGGTGTTGCTAACTCTCTACTGGCTGGTCTCCAGTGATAATCTAACCGTGCTACTGCCCATTGGCTTTTATTACCTGTGCTGGAGTGTGATGATTTGGTCCAcctgtaaaatgttaaaaactaaaCATGATTTCATAGATTTTCGCATATGGTCTGGATTGTTTCTCAGATATGGGGACCACAATATAGAGGCTGATATATCTGAGAAtcgttttttgaaaaacaatatgcagccgtatttgtattttttctgtgCTTTTATTGGCAATTTGTTggtgtatcctttaatttcctCTGAATGGCTACCGCATTCAGAACTTACCACTGTGGCAGgcatttttgtgtttgtttcaaTGCTAGCGTTTATGTATTCGTCCCAACGTTTTCCCGATTGGATTGTTTTAGTGTCGTTCGGTGTTAATGTACTGGCAAAATATCCCTATGAAATGGATGAAGTCGTCACCACGGGTTGGCGTTTTTTAGATCTTAAAGTTCCCACTTTTTGTTCGTTTGTCATTGGTAATGGCATAGAGTTTTGTTTGAATTGTCGCACGGCTTTGTATTTGTTAATTCCCATGTTTTTGGTGCATCTGGCCAAGAGATCTAATTGGCATGGCACTTACACTCATCTAATACCACATTGTGTTACCCTTAGTTGGCTGCAGTTGTGCATAACAAGTGCTCAAAGTGCCACTATGTTTGGTGTGGTAAGAGCAACATTGGGTCTAGCTggaattttactatttttaccaTTATTTGGCTTAGTTTCGTTGTTAATACCAGTCTTTGTTGTTATTGAATGGCTGGGATTTACGGATCCCAATATACGATTGTTTAGCACTGTGGTAGCTTCGTTACTGGCTCTTTTGGGATCCTGTTTTTTGGCTATAAATCGTACCACTCAGAAGTATATAACAGTGATACAG CTCTTTATCTGCGTCACCTTTGCCTGTGTCCTAACATTCCCTTATATGACCTCCAACTTTAAAGATACCACGCGCTTCAATACAATAATACCTGATCTTAAACATCAACCCGTAATCACTTCCCTGCCAGTGGAAGAAACCCATATGCCGCCACCACCCTCAGAGTATTTGAGTTGGCAACGTTTCTATTCACACTGTGGACCTCAGGCCTGGTGGAGggataacaataaaattaaaactcaaCTTAAGTGTGCCCATTTAGAAGGACAGGCTGTAGCCTGGGAAGGTGACGTCACCCAAGTACAAATAACTAGTGTTCACAATAAACCGGCCTGGTACATTAATAAATATCTACCCGCTTGGCTTAATCGCATGATTTCATGCCTGTACGGTGAACGTTTGGAAACTTTATTCAAATGCCAGAAACCGCATGATCAATTGTGTCTTGAttatcaaaacattttaaaaagttcccACTTGGATCAACGTTGCTCGTTACACAAATGGAATACCTATGAATATGAGATTCGTGTTAAAATGTCTTCAGGTTTACTGGACAAACGTCAGGAGGTTATCTTGCAGGCTCAACATAAATTCGGTAATTTTACTCGTCGTTTGGTAGAGGGTGATCGTGTACATTTTTATGGTACTCTCAGCAATAGTCGCACGGTTTCTTGGCCTTCACCGGAGAGATATGAGGAATATATATTGGGTTCTTCTATGGCACATATAAAACTGGCGGCTATTGAGTGTTTACAATGTCAAGATCGTGACAATAATCCTGTTATATTGGATTCTCTCCTAAAATCACCTGTTGATGCTCGTATGCGTGATTTGATGCGcggtattaaatatttactcaatgtatttttaagtcctttaataacatttaaatga